From the Deltaproteobacteria bacterium genome, one window contains:
- a CDS encoding thermonuclease family protein — MSRKERVTRVIDGDTFMTGSRKRPVRLANVNAPETGSRGAKAATRVLRELIHGQTVSIDSVARDRYGRSVAKVKTGNRSVNAAMRRKDYR; from the coding sequence ATGTCAAGAAAAGAGAGAGTGACCAGGGTAATCGATGGTGACACGTTCATGACTGGATCCAGAAAGAGGCCTGTTCGGCTGGCAAACGTCAATGCACCTGAGACCGGCTCCCGTGGCGCAAAGGCTGCTACTAGAGTGTTGCGTGAGCTTATCCACGGACAGACTGTTTCCATCGATAGTGTGGCACGAGACAGGTATGGCCGGAGCGTTGCCAAAGTCAAGACCGGCAATCGTTCAGTGAATGCTGCTATGCGGCGCAAAGACTACAGGTAG
- a CDS encoding restriction endonuclease subunit S, with the protein MRLKKIAGIQSGYISRGKIEPRDDGTHFLLQAKDVDGHRLTYRTDDLIRFEPVLSGKDWILKWGDMLFMARGARNYSVLLDEIPDSALAAACFFIVRVSTEKVLPEYLFWYLNQAPVKHYLGRYSGRGVHMPVVRRAVLENLDVPLPSLETQHRITELNGLMRNEQALLEVLAEKRKDLIAGACLQAARDS; encoded by the coding sequence ATGCGCCTCAAGAAAATAGCGGGAATACAAAGTGGTTATATCAGCCGTGGGAAAATTGAACCCCGCGACGATGGCACTCATTTCTTGCTACAGGCCAAAGACGTTGATGGTCATCGCCTTACCTATCGCACGGATGACCTCATCCGCTTTGAACCTGTTCTTTCCGGGAAAGACTGGATATTAAAGTGGGGGGACATGCTCTTTATGGCCCGGGGGGCCCGGAACTACTCCGTGCTATTGGACGAAATCCCGGATTCGGCATTGGCAGCAGCGTGTTTTTTCATCGTTCGCGTGTCCACCGAAAAGGTTCTGCCGGAATACCTTTTCTGGTATCTCAATCAGGCGCCGGTTAAACACTATCTAGGCAGGTATAGCGGAAGAGGGGTCCATATGCCGGTGGTTCGGCGGGCAGTCTTAGAGAACCTGGATGTTCCTCTACCCTCCCTGGAAACTCAGCACAGAATCACAGAGCTAAACGGACTCATGCGCAACGAACAGGCACTTCTTGAGGTGTTGGCGGAAAAACGCAAAGACCTGATAGCGGGTGCTTGTCTCCAAGCGGCTCGCGACAGTTAG
- a CDS encoding type I restriction-modification system subunit M gives MNDQQKKDAILNKVWQACDTFRGVIDPAQYKDYILTMLFVKYLSDILKSRMAQLTAKYKGAKERIKRALERERFVIPDIEMRDSTGKVEDRFLATFDSLYERRGRSNIGELINILLEHLEDANKLKLHNVFRNIDYNSEANLGQTRQRNTRLKHLLEDLVDLDLTLESVGHLDIIGDVYEYLIEKFAASAGKKAGEFYTPAAVSETLSRLVAPKPGDRICDPACGSGSLLIRAGKQVRSDDYALYGQEMNGSTWALCKMNMFLHGVDSAHIEWEDTIRHPQFVEDDALMKFDVVIANPPFSLDKWGQEIAAEDRYGRFFRGIPPKSKGDWAFISHMLATAMDGKGRVGVVVPHGVLFRGGQEGKIREAVIKENLLDAVIGLPANLFFGTGIPAALMVFDKSRKQGRKVLFIDASREYEQGTNQNKLREQDIQKIVKTFQERKTIDKYSYLATFKEIEENEFNLNIPRYVDTFEPEPEIDMAAVQQEIEQIETELAKTQAKMKGYLKELGF, from the coding sequence ATGAATGACCAACAAAAAAAGGACGCGATTTTAAACAAGGTCTGGCAGGCCTGCGATACCTTCCGAGGCGTCATCGATCCTGCCCAGTACAAGGATTATATCCTGACCATGTTGTTTGTGAAGTACCTGAGCGATATCCTCAAATCCAGGATGGCTCAGTTGACGGCCAAATACAAAGGAGCCAAGGAGCGCATAAAGCGTGCGCTGGAGCGCGAACGCTTCGTTATTCCAGACATTGAAATGAGGGATAGCACAGGAAAAGTGGAGGACCGCTTCCTCGCCACCTTCGACAGTCTTTACGAGCGACGCGGCAGATCGAATATCGGCGAACTGATCAATATCCTACTGGAGCACCTTGAGGACGCCAACAAGCTAAAACTTCACAACGTCTTTCGCAACATTGATTATAACAGTGAGGCCAACCTCGGACAGACACGCCAACGAAATACACGGCTGAAACATCTACTCGAAGATCTCGTGGATCTGGATTTGACCCTTGAGTCCGTGGGCCACCTGGACATTATTGGGGATGTCTATGAGTACTTGATTGAAAAGTTTGCTGCCAGCGCGGGGAAGAAGGCCGGCGAGTTCTATACGCCGGCGGCTGTCTCGGAAACGCTGTCCCGTCTTGTGGCTCCGAAACCGGGGGATCGCATCTGTGACCCGGCCTGCGGGTCAGGGTCATTGCTGATCCGCGCCGGCAAGCAGGTCCGCTCGGACGATTATGCCCTCTACGGCCAGGAGATGAACGGAAGCACGTGGGCGCTCTGTAAGATGAACATGTTCCTGCACGGTGTAGACTCGGCCCACATCGAGTGGGAGGACACCATCCGGCATCCTCAATTCGTGGAAGACGATGCCCTCATGAAATTTGACGTGGTGATTGCCAATCCACCTTTTAGCCTGGACAAGTGGGGCCAGGAAATCGCCGCCGAAGACCGTTATGGGCGCTTTTTTCGTGGTATTCCCCCCAAAAGCAAGGGGGACTGGGCCTTTATCTCCCACATGCTGGCAACGGCCATGGACGGCAAAGGCCGCGTGGGCGTGGTGGTGCCTCATGGGGTGCTCTTTCGAGGTGGGCAGGAAGGCAAAATTCGGGAGGCAGTCATTAAAGAGAATCTGCTCGATGCGGTGATCGGCCTTCCCGCCAACCTGTTCTTTGGAACAGGGATTCCGGCAGCCCTGATGGTCTTTGACAAATCGCGGAAACAGGGCCGCAAGGTCCTTTTTATTGACGCCAGCCGCGAGTACGAGCAGGGCACCAACCAGAACAAGCTCAGAGAGCAGGACATCCAAAAAATCGTCAAGACGTTTCAAGAGCGCAAGACGATCGACAAGTATTCCTATCTGGCAACGTTCAAGGAGATCGAGGAGAATGAGTTCAATCTAAACATCCCGCGGTACGTGGACACCTTTGAACCGGAGCCTGAAATCGATATGGCTGCCGTTCAGCAGGAGATCGAACAGATCGAAACCGAGCTGGCCAAAACACAGGCGAAGATGAAAGGTTATCTGAAAGAGTTGGGGTTTTAA
- a CDS encoding putative DNA binding domain-containing protein, with protein sequence MHMTLEQLRSLMKAKEAEHLEFKEAKERFDFEKLVRYCVALANEGGGKIVLGVTDKKPRHVVGTQAFLKIERTKAGLLERLHARVEIDVIDHPDGRVLVFTVPPRPIGTPMQYKGAYWMRSGEDLAPMTADMLKKIFAESQPDFSAEICEKAAEKDLHLEAIEVFRNMWRRRSGNPALEHLTHRQLLSDAELLVGEDVTFAALILLGTREALGRHLAQSEVVFEYRSAESSITYQQRMEYRQGFFLFHNNLWNTINLRNDKYHYQEGLFVWDIPTFNEAVIREAILNAVSHREYRLSGSVFIRQFPKQIEIVSPGGFPPGITAENILWRQFPRNRRIAEVFAKCGLVERSGQGADRMFENSVKESKLPPDFSGTDDYQVSLVLHGEIQDPLFLRFLEQIGKETLSSFNTTDLIVLDLVRREKSIPRWARDRLPLLRRSGVIEKTGRKHILSRRFYKFVGRKGVYTRKRGLDRETNKALLLQHIRDNKAVGSRLNELKDVLPALSHDQIQKLLGEMKREYSIHVKGRTRAARWYPGANREDLHGNDIED encoded by the coding sequence ATGCATATGACATTGGAACAGTTGCGCTCTTTGATGAAGGCGAAAGAAGCCGAACATCTGGAATTCAAGGAAGCTAAAGAGCGCTTCGACTTTGAAAAACTTGTGCGGTACTGTGTGGCGCTTGCCAATGAAGGTGGCGGCAAAATCGTCTTGGGGGTTACCGACAAGAAACCTCGCCACGTGGTCGGAACGCAGGCCTTTTTGAAGATTGAAAGGACCAAGGCCGGGCTTTTAGAGCGCCTTCACGCACGTGTCGAAATAGATGTCATAGATCATCCGGATGGTCGGGTTCTCGTTTTCACCGTTCCGCCTCGTCCAATTGGAACACCGATGCAATACAAGGGTGCCTACTGGATGCGCAGCGGTGAGGACTTGGCTCCCATGACGGCGGACATGTTGAAAAAGATCTTTGCTGAATCTCAGCCAGATTTTTCCGCTGAAATATGTGAAAAAGCGGCCGAGAAAGATCTCCATCTGGAAGCCATTGAAGTGTTTCGAAACATGTGGCGCCGTCGGTCCGGCAATCCGGCCCTGGAGCATCTCACCCATAGGCAGCTCTTGAGCGATGCGGAATTGCTGGTGGGAGAGGACGTGACATTCGCGGCCCTGATTCTGCTGGGAACTCGGGAGGCGTTGGGCAGACACCTTGCTCAGTCAGAGGTTGTTTTTGAGTACCGATCTGCTGAGTCCTCTATCACCTATCAACAACGGATGGAATACAGACAAGGCTTCTTTCTCTTCCACAACAACCTGTGGAACACGATCAACCTTCGAAATGACAAATACCACTACCAGGAGGGGCTCTTTGTATGGGATATCCCCACATTCAATGAGGCTGTTATTCGAGAAGCCATTCTGAACGCCGTGAGTCACCGCGAATACCGACTAAGCGGCTCGGTCTTTATCCGACAATTTCCAAAGCAAATAGAAATCGTCAGTCCCGGAGGATTTCCCCCTGGAATAACAGCCGAAAATATCTTGTGGCGTCAATTTCCCCGCAATCGCCGCATTGCCGAAGTCTTTGCAAAATGCGGCTTAGTGGAACGCTCAGGCCAGGGCGCTGACCGGATGTTCGAAAACAGCGTGAAGGAGAGCAAGCTTCCACCTGATTTTTCAGGAACTGACGATTATCAAGTCTCTCTTGTGTTGCATGGTGAGATTCAGGACCCTCTTTTTCTGCGTTTCTTGGAACAGATCGGCAAGGAGACCCTGTCCTCCTTCAACACCACGGACCTGATAGTCCTCGACCTTGTGCGCAGAGAAAAGTCCATTCCCCGCTGGGCACGGGACCGGCTGCCCTTGTTACGCCGTTCCGGAGTGATAGAAAAGACGGGCCGTAAACACATCCTTTCTCGCCGATTTTATAAGTTTGTTGGGCGAAAAGGTGTGTACACGCGAAAGAGAGGTTTGGACAGGGAAACAAATAAGGCGCTGCTCCTGCAACATATTCGGGACAATAAGGCCGTCGGGAGCAGGTTGAATGAACTTAAAGATGTCCTCCCGGCCTTATCACACGACCAGATTCAAAAGTTACTCGGGGAAATGAAACGAGAGTATTCGATTCACGTGAAGGGCCGCACCAGGGCCGCACGATGGTATCCTGGCGCAAACAGAGAAGATCTTCACGGGAACGATATTGAGGATTAA
- a CDS encoding restriction endonuclease subunit S has product MQPDEWRARKLKQVLTLQRGFDLPRSQRTDGNVPVISSGGQTGWHKEAKVSSPGVVTGRYGSVGEVYYVSEDFWPLNTTLFVSDFRGNYPKYIFYLLKSLDFRRFSDKTGVPGVNRNDLHLIRVSHPPLPEQKEIAEILSTWDEAIDQTRRLIDAKMRRKKALMQQLLTGKKRLPGFDRPWEECKLSQLLQPRNTCSEITTNLPLYSLTIENGITPKTDRYDRQALVKNKETKQYKKVYPNDIVFNPSNLRWGAIARSKVGFEVLVSPIYEVLSVSHASRCHPVFLSELLCSENQIRMFAARVEGTLVERMAVKLNVFLTTRVTIPADFVEQKKIARVLSSADKEIRVLIERLTALEKQKRGLMQKLLTGEVRVKT; this is encoded by the coding sequence ATGCAACCTGACGAATGGAGGGCAAGAAAACTCAAACAAGTTTTAACACTTCAACGTGGCTTCGATCTGCCTAGGAGCCAACGAACAGACGGTAATGTGCCAGTTATTTCTTCCGGTGGACAAACGGGGTGGCACAAGGAAGCAAAGGTGTCATCGCCAGGAGTTGTAACAGGCCGTTACGGTAGTGTTGGTGAAGTATATTATGTTAGCGAGGATTTTTGGCCCTTAAACACTACGTTGTTCGTTAGTGACTTCCGCGGAAATTATCCCAAGTATATCTTTTACCTTTTGAAGTCTCTTGATTTTAGACGGTTTAGCGACAAAACAGGGGTGCCCGGCGTCAATAGAAATGACCTTCATCTTATTCGAGTAAGTCATCCCCCTCTCCCCGAACAAAAAGAAATCGCCGAGATTCTTTCCACATGGGATGAGGCCATTGATCAGACGCGCAGGCTCATTGATGCGAAAATGCGCCGCAAGAAGGCCCTCATGCAGCAACTGCTCACGGGCAAAAAGCGGTTGCCGGGGTTTGACAGACCGTGGGAGGAGTGCAAGTTGTCTCAGCTTCTCCAACCGAGAAACACTTGCTCTGAGATAACGACAAATCTTCCGCTCTATTCTCTGACTATCGAGAATGGCATTACACCAAAAACAGACAGGTACGACCGCCAAGCATTAGTCAAGAACAAGGAGACAAAACAATACAAGAAAGTATATCCCAATGACATTGTCTTCAATCCTTCAAACCTTCGGTGGGGAGCTATTGCCAGAAGTAAGGTAGGTTTTGAAGTACTTGTATCTCCAATTTACGAGGTTCTGAGCGTTTCACACGCTTCAAGATGCCACCCGGTTTTCTTGTCCGAATTGCTGTGTTCAGAAAACCAGATACGCATGTTTGCTGCTCGCGTTGAGGGGACTCTCGTTGAAAGAATGGCCGTGAAACTCAATGTTTTTCTCACAACAAGAGTGACAATACCGGCCGATTTTGTCGAACAAAAAAAGATCGCGCGAGTCCTTTCCTCTGCGGATAAAGAGATCAGGGTACTGATAGAAAGGCTCACCGCCCTTGAAAAACAAAAACGCGGTCTCATGCAGAAATTACTCACCGGCGAGGTACGGGTGAAAACGTAG